One genomic region from Euleptes europaea isolate rEulEur1 chromosome 6, rEulEur1.hap1, whole genome shotgun sequence encodes:
- the RD3L gene encoding protein RD3-like encodes MPFFGWMKWPKNYSYKTGQYPGSEVVMKTLLRELKWHLKERERLVQEIESDHGAQKTGTDYNWLKSYQTPQITIPATEQRQLEVLCSQIQPSQTGIILSRFREVLAENDVLPWEIVYTFKQVLKEFLANLDKETPPDKLDDTWNTNCSVDFAAPGDGASKTDKEEIPTVSSYVDKHTQGMFPTFSHRIWNLPYYYPSS; translated from the exons ATGCCATTTTTTGGCTGGATGAAATGGCCAAAAAATTATTCTTATAAAACTGGACAATACCCAGGCTCAGAGGTTGTGATGAAGACACTCCTGAGGGAATTGAAATGGCACCTAAAAGAGCGTGAGCGACTGGTACAAGAGATAGAAAGTGACCACGGAGCTCAGAAGACCGGCACGGATTACAACTGGCTGAAGAGCTACCAGACTCCTCAGATAACTATACCAGCTACTGAACAAAGACAGCTTGAAGTTCTTTGCTCCCAAATCCAACCTAGCCAAACCGGAATCATTCTCAGCAG ATTTCGAGAGGTGCTGGCAGAAAACGATGTTTTACCTTGGGAAATTGTTTACACATTCAAGCAAGTTTTAAAGGAGTTTCTAGCCAATCTTGACAAGGAAACCCCACCGGACAAATTGGATGACACCTGGAATACAAACTGCTCTGTCGACTTTGCAGCACCCGGAGACGGCGCGAGTAAAACAGACAAAGAGGAGATCCCCACAGTGTCCAGTTATGTTGACAAACACACACAAGGCATGTTTCCGACTTTCTCCCACCGAATCTGGAATCTTCCCTATTACTACCCATCAAGTTAA